Proteins encoded within one genomic window of Nordella sp. HKS 07:
- a CDS encoding DUF2092 domain-containing protein — protein MKWARGVGFVFAALLTVATGSMTPASADEADAKRLLKAMSDYLAAQNAISFEYDTSLEVVTRKKQKLALASSGTVTLNRPDKLRVTRTGGFANVELVFDGKRLSILGKDRNLYVQAEVPGTVDHLVDVLRDKFKRPLPAADLLMSDPYKALMSAVVDVKDLGSGVIRGVECDYLAFRTKNGVDLQIWIAQGDRPYPCRYVVTSTEVRGWPSYTIDVRSWKTGSEVAADDFAFKIPEGAKEVTKVGDIPDLDELPDHFRPSK, from the coding sequence ATGAAATGGGCAAGAGGTGTCGGGTTCGTTTTTGCCGCACTCTTGACGGTGGCCACAGGCTCCATGACTCCTGCCAGCGCCGACGAAGCCGATGCCAAGCGACTGCTCAAGGCGATGTCGGATTATCTGGCTGCTCAGAATGCCATCTCATTCGAATACGATACGAGCCTGGAAGTCGTCACCCGAAAGAAACAGAAGCTCGCGCTGGCGAGTTCGGGGACTGTAACCCTCAACCGGCCCGACAAGCTGCGCGTCACGCGTACCGGCGGTTTCGCGAATGTCGAGCTGGTTTTTGACGGCAAGCGCCTGTCGATCCTAGGCAAGGACAGAAATCTCTATGTCCAGGCCGAGGTGCCGGGAACGGTCGATCATCTGGTCGACGTCTTGCGCGACAAGTTCAAAAGGCCGCTGCCAGCGGCCGACCTGTTGATGTCGGATCCGTACAAAGCCCTCATGTCCGCGGTGGTGGATGTCAAGGATCTGGGTAGCGGCGTGATCCGGGGAGTCGAATGCGACTATCTGGCGTTCCGTACGAAGAACGGTGTCGATCTGCAGATCTGGATTGCCCAGGGAGACCGCCCCTATCCATGCCGCTATGTGGTGACCAGTACCGAGGTAAGGGGATGGCCGTCCTATACGATCGATGTGCGATCCTGGAAGACAGGCAGCGAAGTCGCGGCCGATGATTTCGCCTTCAAGATTCCGGAAGGCGCAAAGGAAGTGACGAAGGTCGGCGACATTCCTGATCTAGACGAATTGCCCGACCATTTCCGCCCCTCAAAGTGA
- a CDS encoding porin codes for MKTMKWALLGGAALAVTATAARADDLSALKAQIEALQTRVSQLEAQPQASMPSGYSLLTFRDGQGTYEGVLPERNADQVRDDSGFTLSVLPTADVAPAAEVSVSGEIRTAIIYTDINTPDFDDNADLAVRGRIFIKGKADTAVGEVGGYFRLEASGGGNFNDYSENTKMNKAYGWWKFAPDWELMAGYNDNTGALQVGWDWVAATGPVRSFGPSNPNNEQMRLTYASGPLSFAISVEDSDAGTTFDVTTAAVVVPGTGGPTTAIVTNLVSTRQADRSDIPAVEGYVMYSSDAFTGQIVGMYQQDDMGDSDDWAVGGGATIGLGEMFQLTAGGVVGQGTNQYANNISPLTVDEDFWAASLGLLANITEDTRIELGVGYEDYDEAGTALGVGGGIYWDPVSQVTLGVGATYVDFQDVENVVVGTRNNGQAAAVFVDEQDADSLQVFFGTWLRFP; via the coding sequence ATGAAAACGATGAAGTGGGCGCTTCTGGGCGGTGCGGCTCTTGCCGTAACGGCCACCGCTGCCCGAGCCGACGATCTCAGCGCTCTCAAGGCGCAGATCGAGGCTCTGCAGACGCGGGTGTCGCAGCTTGAGGCTCAGCCGCAGGCCTCGATGCCTTCAGGCTACAGCCTTCTGACGTTCCGCGACGGCCAGGGCACCTATGAGGGCGTCCTGCCGGAGCGTAACGCAGACCAGGTTCGTGACGATTCGGGCTTCACGCTGTCGGTCCTTCCGACGGCTGACGTAGCTCCGGCCGCCGAAGTGTCGGTGTCGGGTGAAATCCGCACCGCGATAATCTATACGGACATCAATACTCCGGACTTCGACGACAATGCGGACCTCGCCGTCCGTGGCCGTATCTTCATCAAGGGCAAGGCAGACACGGCGGTCGGCGAAGTCGGCGGCTATTTCCGTCTGGAAGCCTCCGGTGGCGGCAACTTCAATGATTATTCCGAAAACACCAAGATGAACAAGGCCTATGGCTGGTGGAAATTCGCTCCGGACTGGGAGCTGATGGCCGGCTATAACGACAACACCGGCGCGTTGCAGGTGGGTTGGGACTGGGTCGCGGCTACCGGCCCGGTGCGGTCCTTCGGCCCGTCGAACCCCAATAACGAGCAGATGCGCCTGACCTATGCCTCCGGCCCGCTGTCCTTCGCGATCTCGGTTGAGGACTCGGACGCTGGCACGACCTTCGACGTTACGACGGCCGCGGTGGTTGTCCCGGGGACCGGCGGGCCGACCACCGCCATTGTTACTAATCTCGTCTCCACACGGCAGGCTGACCGCAGCGACATTCCCGCCGTCGAAGGCTATGTGATGTATTCGTCGGATGCCTTCACCGGCCAGATCGTCGGCATGTATCAGCAGGATGATATGGGTGATAGTGATGACTGGGCGGTCGGTGGCGGCGCTACCATTGGCCTCGGCGAGATGTTCCAGCTGACGGCCGGTGGTGTCGTTGGCCAGGGCACCAATCAGTACGCCAACAACATCTCCCCGCTCACGGTCGACGAAGACTTCTGGGCTGCCTCGCTCGGCTTGCTGGCCAACATCACGGAAGACACCCGCATCGAACTGGGTGTCGGTTATGAAGACTATGACGAAGCCGGCACGGCTCTCGGCGTCGGCGGCGGCATCTACTGGGATCCGGTCAGCCAGGTCACTTTGGGTGTCGGTGCGACCTATGTCGACTTCCAGGACGTAGAGAACGTGGTTGTAGGGACTCGAAACAACGGCCAGGCCGCTGCGGTCTTCGTCGACGAACAAGATGCGGACAGCCTCCAAGTCTTCTTCGGCACCTGGCTCCGCTTCCCGTAA
- the gph gene encoding phosphoglycolate phosphatase (PGP is an essential enzyme in the glycolate salvage pathway in higher organisms (photorespiration in plants). Phosphoglycolate results from the oxidase activity of RubisCO in the Calvin cycle when concentrations of carbon dioxide are low relative to oxygen. This enzyme is a member of the Haloacid Dehalogenase (HAD) superfamily of aspartate-nucleophile hydrolase enzymes (PF00702).), which translates to MTQRAVIFDLDGTLVDTAPDLWRATNHVLSHCGRREVSLDEVRAFVGHGARKLIQRGLAATGEAYDAPAIEPLYEKFVAFYSDNIAVGSVPFPGCLALLDKLRAEGISIGVCTNKQEGLSVKLIDTLGMRHYFGAIIGADTIGVAKPDPAPYRETLKRMDRTDSPSLLIGDSETDVLTARAAGVPIVGVTFGYTPRPIAEFCPDILVSRFDEAFEPIMGLLDG; encoded by the coding sequence ATGACCCAAAGAGCCGTTATCTTCGATCTCGACGGGACCCTCGTCGACACCGCTCCCGATCTGTGGCGCGCCACCAATCATGTTCTTTCCCATTGCGGCCGCCGCGAGGTGAGCCTGGATGAGGTACGCGCCTTTGTCGGGCACGGCGCGCGCAAACTCATCCAGCGCGGACTGGCGGCGACCGGCGAGGCCTATGACGCCCCGGCAATCGAGCCCCTCTATGAGAAATTCGTCGCCTTCTACAGCGACAATATCGCCGTCGGCAGCGTACCATTTCCGGGCTGCCTGGCGCTCCTCGACAAGCTCAGGGCGGAAGGCATCAGCATCGGCGTGTGCACCAACAAGCAGGAAGGGCTATCGGTCAAGCTCATCGACACGCTGGGGATGCGCCACTATTTCGGGGCCATCATCGGTGCCGATACGATCGGGGTCGCCAAGCCCGATCCAGCTCCCTATCGCGAGACCCTAAAGCGCATGGACCGGACCGATTCGCCTTCGCTCCTCATCGGCGACAGCGAGACCGACGTGCTGACCGCCCGGGCCGCGGGCGTGCCGATCGTCGGCGTGACCTTCGGCTACACGCCGCGGCCGATCGCGGAATTCTGCCCGGATATCCTGGTCAGCCGCTTCGACGAAGCGTTCGAGCCGATCATGGGGCTGCTTGACGGCTGA
- a CDS encoding bifunctional allantoicase/(S)-ureidoglycine aminohydrolase, translating to MTSSYFSALGGHPPQSDILTGRAVFTEAYAVIPKGVMRDIVTSYLPFWEKTRVWVIARPLSGFAETFSQYIMEVGPGGGSTQPEPDDKAEGVLFIVEGRLKLTVAGKSHDMEPGGYAFIPPAAAWAVRNDGAMAVKFHWIRKSYEAVQGLEPPPAFVTNEKDIAPAPMPGTEGRWATTRFVDLADLRHDMHVTIVTLAPGAVIPFAETHVMEHGLYVLEGKAVYRLNQDWVEVEAGDFMWLRAFCPQACYAGGPGNFRYLLYKDVNRHMRLPSFR from the coding sequence ATGACTTCCTCTTATTTCTCCGCCCTCGGCGGCCATCCGCCACAAAGCGATATCCTTACCGGGCGGGCCGTTTTCACCGAAGCCTATGCCGTCATTCCCAAGGGCGTCATGCGCGACATCGTCACCAGCTACCTGCCTTTCTGGGAAAAGACCCGGGTCTGGGTCATCGCCCGCCCGCTCTCGGGTTTTGCCGAGACTTTCTCGCAGTACATCATGGAAGTCGGTCCGGGCGGCGGGAGCACGCAGCCTGAGCCTGACGACAAGGCCGAGGGTGTCCTGTTCATCGTCGAGGGCCGGCTGAAACTCACCGTGGCCGGCAAGAGCCACGACATGGAGCCGGGGGGCTATGCCTTTATTCCGCCGGCGGCGGCCTGGGCGGTGCGCAATGACGGCGCCATGGCCGTCAAGTTCCACTGGATCCGCAAATCATATGAGGCGGTCCAGGGCCTCGAGCCTCCTCCCGCTTTCGTCACCAATGAGAAGGACATAGCCCCTGCCCCGATGCCGGGCACCGAGGGCCGCTGGGCGACCACCCGCTTCGTCGACCTCGCCGACCTGCGCCATGACATGCATGTCACGATTGTAACTCTGGCCCCGGGGGCGGTGATTCCCTTCGCCGAAACACACGTCATGGAGCATGGGCTCTATGTGCTGGAGGGTAAGGCGGTGTACCGGCTGAATCAGGACTGGGTCGAAGTGGAAGCCGGCGACTTCATGTGGCTCCGGGCCTTCTGCCCGCAGGCCTGCTACGCCGGCGGACCAGGGAACTTCCGTTACCTCCTCTACAAGGACGTCAACCGGCACATGCGCCTGCCGAGCTTCAGATAG
- a CDS encoding recombinase family protein, which produces MKPVSASKQTALSELVIRYRDTVSSCKKGHQVERIVLNAFLRDPICRKWADAITPADFAAYRDQRLLKVCSNTLRREFSTLHNLFQVARREWGIAISSNPLTGLRLVAQFERDIMLARQREGIAKAKKEGRYKGRAPTAWAKADQILALASAGMKKVEIARQLDLSLRSVFRVLGSPSLHSG; this is translated from the coding sequence GTGAAACCTGTTTCGGCTTCCAAACAAACGGCCCTCTCGGAGCTGGTGATCCGCTACCGGGATACCGTCAGCAGCTGCAAGAAAGGGCACCAAGTCGAGCGTATCGTCCTGAACGCCTTCCTTCGCGATCCAATCTGTCGCAAGTGGGCTGACGCAATCACCCCAGCCGACTTCGCCGCCTATCGGGACCAGCGCCTGCTTAAGGTCTGCAGCAATACGCTCCGCAGGGAGTTTTCGACGCTTCACAACCTTTTTCAGGTGGCTCGCCGCGAATGGGGCATCGCGATCTCCAGCAATCCGCTCACCGGCCTGCGTCTGGTCGCTCAATTCGAGCGAGACATTATGCTTGCTCGGCAGCGTGAGGGGATTGCGAAGGCAAAGAAGGAAGGCCGGTACAAGGGTAGAGCACCCACAGCTTGGGCCAAGGCCGATCAGATTTTGGCGCTGGCAAGTGCAGGCATGAAGAAAGTTGAGATCGCCAGGCAATTGGACCTCAGTTTGCGTTCCGTTTTTCGCGTGCTCGGCAGCCCGTCGCTACATAGCGGCTGA
- a CDS encoding serine protease, translated as MAKLDRLPIISCALLLVITATSHDRAYAQSDLTPGIIGEDNRTPIDNSNPPWTAIGQVNVHGYRMLSFCTGTLVAPRVVLTAAHCVIDPVKKAPFPAKDIHFIAGVSRDKFIGHSVARCLKFPDGFHYSGPQRLFPTLPAQPVAFGSFKLDLALIVLADDISEAGVIKLLDHDMLKIGASLVHASYPIDRRYQLTGDTTCKAIWQDADVVATNCDTRTGSSGGPILIEESGSKKLAAVSVGFLEKSVTIAVPLDRWPAIPLSAECP; from the coding sequence ATGGCTAAACTGGATCGGTTGCCGATCATTTCTTGTGCACTTCTTCTTGTAATTACAGCGACGTCGCATGACCGTGCCTATGCGCAGTCCGATCTCACGCCCGGTATAATCGGCGAAGACAACCGAACGCCGATAGACAACAGCAATCCACCGTGGACCGCGATAGGACAAGTGAATGTTCACGGCTATCGTATGCTATCTTTTTGTACGGGAACTCTGGTCGCTCCAAGGGTCGTTTTAACGGCGGCTCATTGCGTTATCGACCCGGTCAAGAAGGCACCATTCCCGGCCAAGGATATACATTTTATTGCTGGTGTCTCGAGGGACAAATTCATCGGCCACTCGGTTGCGCGATGCTTGAAGTTTCCTGATGGCTTCCATTACTCTGGTCCTCAGAGGTTATTTCCAACTTTGCCCGCCCAGCCTGTTGCTTTTGGGTCCTTCAAGCTCGACCTGGCGCTGATTGTGCTCGCCGATGACATCTCTGAGGCTGGTGTGATAAAACTACTTGACCATGACATGCTGAAGATTGGCGCGTCATTGGTCCATGCATCCTATCCAATTGACCGACGTTACCAGTTGACTGGCGATACGACTTGCAAAGCGATTTGGCAGGATGCCGACGTTGTGGCAACGAACTGCGATACGCGAACGGGAAGTTCGGGTGGCCCAATCCTAATCGAAGAGAGCGGGTCAAAGAAGCTCGCAGCCGTCTCAGTAGGCTTTCTTGAGAAAAGTGTCACGATTGCAGTGCCTTTGGATAGATGGCCCGCCATTCCACTCAGTGCGGAATGTCCCTGA